A genomic region of Anaerolineales bacterium contains the following coding sequences:
- a CDS encoding sugar phosphate isomerase/epimerase, with amino-acid sequence MGKISLGVNMEFIRSHDKPFAWGVEKAAEIGYEYIEPMVHWGRELLSEAGYFHSVSMYDDPLWVRELCDKHNIKLSGLSAHTPLCKPEISVEYLKLAIRWAADAGAPVVNTDEGPKQLWTTKEMDYTLMTYTLTEAARVAERHGIKIGLEPHQQYSKSKAGLDSIYALVKSPAIGINYDTGNSYLAGTDDTYEWLTHVVDRLVHLHAKDISIKQSEAEHGKVTGTPTGCACGDGVVDWKRMIDIVKKCPNDIVFSVECGTVADAIRSYEHLSKLI; translated from the coding sequence ATGGGCAAGATATCTTTAGGTGTGAACATGGAGTTCATTCGCTCGCACGACAAGCCGTTCGCCTGGGGCGTTGAGAAGGCTGCGGAAATTGGTTATGAGTATATTGAGCCGATGGTCCATTGGGGCCGTGAATTATTAAGTGAAGCCGGTTATTTTCACAGTGTTTCCATGTACGATGACCCCCTATGGGTGCGCGAGCTATGCGACAAGCACAATATCAAGCTGTCCGGTCTATCAGCGCATACCCCATTGTGCAAGCCGGAGATCAGCGTAGAGTATCTCAAGCTCGCCATCCGCTGGGCCGCCGATGCAGGCGCACCCGTGGTAAACACGGACGAGGGCCCCAAGCAACTGTGGACCACCAAGGAGATGGATTACACCTTGATGACCTATACCCTCACTGAAGCTGCCCGCGTGGCCGAACGGCATGGGATAAAAATCGGCCTGGAACCCCACCAGCAATATTCAAAATCCAAGGCAGGGCTGGATAGCATCTATGCCCTGGTGAAGAGCCCTGCGATTGGTATCAACTACGACACCGGGAACAGCTACCTGGCAGGAACCGATGACACCTATGAGTGGCTCACCCATGTGGTCGACCGCCTGGTACACCTGCATGCCAAGGATATCAGCATCAAGCAGAGCGAAGCTGAGCACGGCAAGGTGACCGGCACGCCAACCGGTTGTGCTTGTGGTGATGGCGTGGTAGATTGGAAGCGGATGATTGATATCGTCAAGAAATGCCCCAATGATATCGTCTTCAGCGTTGAGTGCGGCACTGTGGCCGATGCTATCCGCAGCTACGAGCACCTGAGCAAGCTGATTTAA
- a CDS encoding peptidase M24, giving the protein MNEQESKLEIIRTWMSTRKLGALYLQTAGSFAWATCGASSYINTASTNGLAALLITHEHQYVLTTNIEAPRLEIEEHLGPQGWEFLANPWYEAPPTLDQVSHGLTLASDGAYPGAVNLSTDLARLRANLTPEEGMRFIELGKSCAQAMLAACQAVRHGQTEYQIAAILAAEAESQGVQAVVNLIATDERIFSYRHPLPTGKKLEKYAMLILCGRKHGLICSLTRLVHFGPLPDDLMRKMAACARVDATFINSTRPNVTLGSIFDKAIAAYAESGYPNEWQLHHQGGTSGYEPREYLAVPGSTDCVAVGQAYAWNPSITGYKSEDTILIGEKKNEVLTEIAGWPMITVDGFDRPAILVM; this is encoded by the coding sequence GTGAATGAACAAGAAAGCAAGCTTGAAATCATCCGTACCTGGATGTCCACCCGCAAGCTGGGTGCGCTCTACCTGCAGACCGCTGGTAGCTTCGCCTGGGCCACCTGTGGAGCGTCTTCTTATATCAATACGGCATCGACGAACGGGCTGGCAGCCCTGTTGATCACCCACGAGCATCAGTATGTACTTACGACCAACATTGAAGCCCCTCGCCTGGAAATAGAAGAACACCTGGGACCCCAGGGCTGGGAATTTTTAGCCAACCCGTGGTATGAGGCCCCACCGACACTTGATCAGGTGAGCCATGGTCTTACCTTGGCTTCGGATGGAGCATATCCGGGTGCTGTCAATCTCTCAACTGATTTAGCCAGGCTGCGTGCGAATTTAACCCCTGAAGAGGGCATGCGATTTATCGAATTGGGGAAATCCTGTGCCCAGGCTATGCTGGCAGCCTGCCAGGCCGTCAGGCACGGGCAAACCGAATACCAGATCGCCGCTATCCTGGCGGCAGAGGCGGAGAGCCAGGGTGTGCAAGCAGTCGTGAATCTCATCGCCACTGATGAGCGTATCTTTTCTTATCGCCATCCGCTGCCGACCGGGAAGAAGTTGGAGAAATATGCTATGCTGATCCTGTGCGGCCGTAAACATGGTTTGATCTGTTCATTAACACGCCTGGTCCATTTTGGCCCGTTGCCGGATGACCTAATGCGTAAAATGGCTGCCTGCGCCAGGGTTGACGCCACCTTTATTAACTCCACCCGGCCAAATGTAACCCTGGGGAGCATCTTCGATAAAGCCATTGCTGCCTATGCCGAATCAGGCTATCCAAATGAGTGGCAACTTCACCACCAGGGTGGTACCTCGGGTTACGAGCCGCGCGAGTACCTGGCGGTGCCTGGCTCAACCGACTGCGTGGCAGTCGGACAGGCTTATGCCTGGAACCCTTCGATCACCGGCTATAAGTCGGAAGACACGATCCTCATCGGCGAGAAGAAAAACGAGGTCCTGACCGAGATCGCAGGCTGGCCGATGATCACCGTCGATGGATTTGACCGTCCAGCCATCCTGGTTATGTAA
- a CDS encoding short chain dehydrogenase has translation MESATFRDQVVIITGASAGIGHAMAVQLARQGARVAIAARRAECLEELAAACRASGAEVLVAPTDVGEESQCKALVDNTLSTFGRLDMLVNNAGLAASALFDDYHNLDLFRHTMDVNLFGAVNCTYYALPYLKQSKGRILAVSSLGGKTAIPYNTPYCASKYGLHGFCDALRMELKPHEVSVTVVCPWWVATEFHAAQLNKDGVPRGAPRGKDYYTSKTMTADRCAEIALQAAYKRRREVLMGPGLLAVWLKLIAPGFLDWLSIKIFLEPAARRAREAQAKRE, from the coding sequence ATGGAGTCTGCTACTTTTCGTGACCAGGTAGTGATCATCACCGGGGCATCGGCTGGGATTGGCCATGCTATGGCAGTTCAGCTGGCCCGCCAGGGAGCCAGGGTGGCGATTGCCGCACGCAGGGCCGAGTGCCTGGAGGAACTGGCGGCTGCCTGCCGTGCTTCGGGGGCGGAGGTGCTGGTTGCCCCCACCGATGTCGGCGAAGAAAGCCAGTGTAAAGCACTTGTGGATAACACCCTATCAACCTTTGGCCGGCTGGACATGCTGGTGAATAATGCCGGGCTGGCGGCTTCGGCGTTGTTTGACGATTATCACAATTTGGATCTATTTCGCCACACGATGGATGTTAATTTGTTTGGGGCTGTTAATTGCACTTACTACGCCTTGCCATACCTCAAGCAAAGCAAGGGCCGTATCCTGGCCGTCTCCAGCCTGGGCGGTAAAACCGCCATCCCCTATAACACGCCCTATTGTGCCAGCAAGTATGGCCTGCATGGGTTTTGCGACGCCTTGCGTATGGAATTGAAGCCACACGAGGTGAGTGTCACTGTGGTCTGCCCCTGGTGGGTGGCAACCGAGTTCCACGCCGCCCAGTTGAATAAGGATGGTGTGCCACGTGGAGCGCCGCGTGGCAAAGACTACTACACCAGCAAGACCATGACCGCCGACCGTTGCGCGGAGATCGCCCTGCAAGCGGCATACAAGCGTCGCCGCGAGGTGCTGATGGGCCCAGGGCTTCTGGCGGTGTGGCTAAAACTGATCGCCCCGGGTTTCCTGGACTGGCTATCAATCAAAATCTTCCTGGAACCAGCCGCCCGTCGCGCCAGGGAAGCCCAGGCAAAACGGGAATAG
- a CDS encoding xylose isomerase, which translates to MRIGVFSVIFQQLPFQQALDKILSYGATAVEIGTGGLPGAHHCPIDELLASPEKLRGYLKAVEQRGMIISAFSCHWNPLDPNPDIARASDELFRKTVRLAEMCGVPAINLMAGLPAGSATDKMPNWVTCPWPPHFLEILDYQWNQVAIPYWQPAAKFAEDHHVKIGVEMHPGMLIYNVETMLRMRDACGPAMGCNFDPSHLFWNGVDPVAAIHKLGEAIVHVHAKDCYVDPYNVAVNGCNDQKNYTDIPHRSWTFRTIGYGHDLKVWKDIVSALRMVGYDHVISLEHEDGMMSFDEGVQKGLAALREVVTVESPGEMFWA; encoded by the coding sequence ATGCGCATTGGTGTATTTTCAGTGATCTTCCAACAACTCCCTTTTCAACAAGCCCTGGACAAAATCTTATCTTATGGAGCCACGGCCGTGGAAATCGGCACTGGCGGACTGCCTGGTGCTCACCACTGCCCGATCGATGAGCTGCTGGCCAGCCCTGAAAAACTGAGGGGATATTTGAAGGCTGTTGAGCAACGGGGTATGATCATCAGTGCCTTCAGCTGCCACTGGAACCCGCTTGACCCCAACCCGGATATCGCCAGGGCTTCGGATGAGCTCTTTCGCAAGACCGTCAGGCTGGCGGAAATGTGCGGAGTGCCTGCCATTAATTTGATGGCTGGCCTTCCAGCGGGCTCTGCCACCGACAAGATGCCTAATTGGGTAACCTGCCCATGGCCGCCACATTTTCTCGAAATCCTGGATTACCAGTGGAACCAGGTTGCCATCCCGTACTGGCAGCCAGCGGCGAAATTTGCCGAAGACCACCATGTAAAGATCGGCGTTGAGATGCACCCGGGTATGCTGATCTACAATGTTGAAACCATGCTACGGATGCGCGACGCCTGCGGTCCAGCCATGGGCTGTAATTTCGATCCCAGCCACCTGTTCTGGAATGGAGTGGATCCTGTGGCGGCTATCCATAAACTGGGTGAGGCAATCGTGCACGTGCATGCCAAGGATTGCTACGTTGACCCGTATAACGTAGCCGTGAACGGCTGCAACGACCAAAAGAATTACACCGACATCCCTCACCGCTCTTGGACCTTCCGCACCATCGGATATGGTCATGACCTGAAAGTGTGGAAAGACATCGTCTCTGCGCTACGCATGGTGGGTTATGATCACGTCATCTCGCTCGAGCACGAAGATGGCATGATGTCATTCGACGAGGGAGTGCAGAAGGGGTTAGCGGCGTTACGTGAGGTAGTCACTGTGGAGAGCCCTGGTGAGATGTTCTGGGCGTGA